In the genome of bacterium, the window AATTGAAGTTCTCAAGATTGGGGAGAAGGTAGTAAAAAAGCAATGATAAGTATTTTATAAAACCTGTGGCGGTCTGTTCGGCAAAAAGCTTGATGTCCGGCGCGGCGTGACCAATAACAAAAACTATCACGGCGCCGATGGAGGAAAGCGCGGGCGTGGAAAATGATGAAAAGAGCAGCAGGATGCCCGATAGAACCATTATTTCCAGTAATTCGAAAGGGATATTGGCCAAAAGTGACAGAGCCGGTCTTCCTTCATTGATAAAGATGATGATCTGCTGGATGATCGCCATACCCAGTTGCAGGAGTATGATCAAGATCACGAGTCCCAGAAATTTGCCGATTATGATCTCGAGTCTCCTTACCGGTCGGGCCACAACCGTGTAGATCGTGCGGCGCTCGATATCTTTGTAGATCAAGGCCGAACCAATGATGATCACGGTCAGCACGCCCAGCAAAGAGGAGATTCCCAGGCCGAAATCACGGATGAGCTTAACGGATTCGCCAAGCGCGAACGGCGTCATGAAAAATGATGCGATCAATAGAATAACGCTGAAAACGACAAGGA includes:
- a CDS encoding ABC transporter permease subunit, translated to MYRIWAIAENTLKEGLRQKVLLILVVFSVILLIASFFMTPFALGESVKLIRDFGLGISSLLGVLTVIIIGSALIYKDIERRTIYTVVARPVRRLEIIIGKFLGLVILIILLQLGMAIIQQIIIFINEGRPALSLLANIPFELLEIMVLSGILLLFSSFSTPALSSIGAVIVFVIGHAAPDIKLFAEQTATGFIKYLSLLFYYLLPNLENFNYRLEFVHNLPLHADQILFSICYGLIYTVFLLYVTTIVFERREFK